Proteins from a genomic interval of Zingiber officinale cultivar Zhangliang chromosome 2A, Zo_v1.1, whole genome shotgun sequence:
- the LOC122039800 gene encoding galactoside 2-alpha-L-fucosyltransferase-like, protein MEVIAWKKKTWIRWIIPASCLLLVFFLLGAHEKLQFEWIQRGNRAALPATALSPDSPPPPRDELLGGLLSPNFDPTSCLSRFQSSSFRPPSPHLPSPYLLSRLRRYEALHKKCAPGTKLYQKSIRELKSDRFSTSNSSSPCNYIVWIPHYGLGNRVVSLVSSFFFALLNNRVLLIHETEEIKDLFCEPFPGTSWVLPSDFPIRNLESFDRDSKRSYGNLIRRNAVTLLPAYVYLHLPWYYDGFDRLFFCEEEQRNLRHVPWVLLKSDHYFVPALFLVREYEEELRQLFPERTTVFHHLVRYLLHPSNNVWGHAMRYYHAYLAKADSRVGIQIRNLKNEPVTFDYLLDQIVGCSLKEGVLPAVVAGNGKKSLKSYSDEKVKAVFMTSLDVRYYERVRSMYYEKATTTGEVVAVYEPGHEVEQKTEDQGHNVRAMAEIVLLSFSDKLVTTACSTFGYVAQGLSGVVPLVMLKPWKSNGAACRWAASPEPCYLIPPTNVCNQRSGFNKKMAKNVRQCEDETGGVKLFD, encoded by the exons ATGGAGGTGATCGCTTGGAAGAAGAAGACTTGGATTCGATGGATCATTCCGGCTTCTTGTCTACTTCTGGTTTTCTTCCTCCTCGGAGCTCATGAGAAATTGCAATTCGAATGGATTCAGAGAGGAAACAGAGCAG CTTTGCCGGCGACGGCGCTGTCACCGGATTCCCCACCTCCACCAAGAGACGAGCTTCTCGGCGGCCTCCTCTCTCCCAATTTCGACCCTACCTCCTGTCTCAGCCGGTTCCAGTCCTCCTCCTTCCGCCCGCCCTCCCCTCACCTCCCTTCCCCCTACCTCCTCTCCCGCCTCCGCCGCTACGAAGCCCTTCACAAGAAATGCGCCCCCGGCACCAAACTCTACCAGAAATCCATCCGCGAACTTAAGTCAGATCGCTTCTCCACCTCCAACTCCTCCTCCCCCTGCAACTACATCGTCTGGATCCCCCACTACGGCCTCGGCAACCGCGTCGTCAGCTTggtctcctccttcttcttcgccCTCCTCAATAACAGAGTGCTCCTGATTCATGAAACAGAGGAGATTAAAGATCTCTTCTGCGAACCGTTTCCGGGGACTTCCTGGGTCCTCCCCTCCGACTTCCCCATCCGCAATCTTGAAAGCTTCGACCGCGACTCGAAACGGAGCTACGGCAACCTGATCCGGCGAAACGCTGTCACCTTATTGCCGGCGTACGTGTACCTCCACTTGCCCTGGTACTACGACGGGTTTGACAGGTTGTTCTTCTGCGAGGAGGAACAGAGGAACCTCCGGCACGTGCCGTGGGTGTTGCTAAAGTCGGACCACTACTTCGTGCCGGCTCTGTTCCTGGTGCGGGAGTACGAGGAGGAGCTCCGGCAGCTGTTCCCGGAGCGCACCACCGTCTTCCACCACCTCGTCCGCTACCTCCTCCACCCCAGCAACAACGTATGGGGCCACGCCATGCGGTACTACCACGCCTACCTCGCCAAGGCCGACTCTAGAGTTGGGATTCAAATTAGAAATCTCAAGAACGAGCCCGTCACCTTCGATTACTTGCTTGACCAAATCGTGGGCTGTTCGTTGAAAGAGGGAGTTTTACCGGCGGTGGTCGCCGGAAACGGAAAGAAGAGCTTGAAGAGCTATAGCGACGAGAAAGTGAAGGCGGTTTTTATGACGAGCTTGGACGTGAGATACTACGAGAGGGTCCGTTCGATGTACTACGAGAAGGCAACGACGACCGGCGAGGTGGTGGCGGTGTACGAGCCGGGGCACGAGGTGGAGCAGAAGACGGAGGATCAAGGGCACAACGTGAGGGCGATGGCGGAGATTGTGCTGTTGAGCTTTAGCGACAAGCTGGTGACGACGGCGTGCTCCACGTTCGGATACGTGGCGCAGGGGCTCAGCGGGGTCGTGCCGCTGGTGATGCTGAAGCCGTGGAAGTCGAACGGCGCCGCCTGCCGGTGGGCGGCGTCGCCGGAGCCGTGCTACCTGATTCCTCCGACGAACGTATGCAACCAGCGGAGCGGATTCAACAAGAAGATGGCGAAGAACGTGAGGCAGTGCGAGGATGAAACCGGAGGCGTTAAGTTGTTTGATTGA